In the genome of Mucisphaera calidilacus, one region contains:
- the alr gene encoding alanine racemase, translated as MSVTGHDLWGPTSHRVVLDLDALAHNLGVFRSLVPAGTRVCAVVKKDAYGLGVEAVSRRLVAEGVERLAVYSAAEAEALLALGPGVPVVTLGPVDALPAGSALARAAVAGLLEPTVHTDDQLRGLDEAAASQGCRLGVHVYVDTGMSRSGFSPADLGRVLSAVAGSEGLFVAGVHTHLATADSDYGFACEQLRRYRSAVDGCAGLLPGGVVLHAANSYATLRDASFHLGMIRPGIGLYGCGYDDLAGGPRLVEADPLLPVVRWVTVIHHVARYAAGTAVGYGSTWTADRDCVLAVVPIGYGDGYPVSLSNKATMRVLLPEGGVCDAPVRGRVNMDQVVIDVTEAGGESGRLLGATVEVYSGDRDAPNTVPGLVPLAGTHAYELLCRLGRLDRGSGRASV; from the coding sequence GTGAGTGTCACTGGCCACGATCTTTGGGGGCCGACGTCGCATCGGGTGGTGTTGGATCTCGATGCGCTGGCTCATAACCTGGGCGTGTTCCGGTCGCTGGTGCCTGCGGGGACGCGGGTTTGCGCGGTGGTAAAGAAGGACGCGTACGGGCTGGGGGTGGAGGCGGTTTCGCGGCGGCTGGTGGCTGAGGGTGTTGAGCGGCTGGCGGTTTACTCGGCGGCAGAGGCGGAGGCCTTGCTGGCGTTGGGGCCGGGGGTGCCGGTGGTGACGCTCGGGCCGGTGGACGCGTTGCCGGCGGGTTCGGCACTGGCGCGGGCGGCGGTGGCGGGTCTGCTGGAGCCGACGGTGCACACGGATGATCAGTTGCGGGGGCTGGATGAAGCGGCGGCTTCGCAGGGGTGCCGGCTGGGCGTGCATGTTTACGTGGATACCGGGATGAGTCGTTCGGGGTTTTCGCCTGCGGATCTCGGGCGGGTGCTGTCGGCGGTGGCGGGGTCGGAGGGGTTGTTCGTGGCGGGGGTGCACACGCATCTGGCGACGGCGGACAGCGACTACGGTTTTGCGTGCGAGCAGCTGCGTCGTTACCGGTCGGCGGTGGATGGGTGTGCGGGTTTGTTGCCTGGGGGCGTGGTGCTTCATGCGGCGAACAGTTACGCGACGCTGCGGGATGCGTCGTTTCACCTGGGGATGATTCGGCCCGGGATCGGGCTGTACGGGTGCGGGTATGACGATCTTGCGGGCGGTCCGCGTCTGGTGGAGGCGGACCCGCTGCTGCCGGTGGTGCGTTGGGTGACGGTGATCCATCACGTGGCGCGTTATGCGGCGGGGACGGCGGTGGGTTACGGGTCGACGTGGACGGCGGATCGCGACTGCGTGCTGGCGGTGGTGCCGATCGGTTACGGGGATGGTTATCCGGTGTCGTTGTCGAACAAGGCGACGATGCGTGTGTTGCTGCCTGAGGGTGGGGTGTGTGATGCGCCGGTGCGTGGGCGGGTCAACATGGATCAGGTGGTGATCGACGTGACGGAGGCGGGGGGTGAGTCGGGGCGGTTGTTGGGGGCGACGGTGGAGGTGTATTCGGGGGACCGGGATGCGCCCAACACGGTGCCGGGGCTGGTGCCGCTGGCCGGGACGCACGCGTACGAGTTGTTGTGTCGGCTGGGGCGGCTTGATCGGGGATCGGGTCGGGCCTCCGTGTGA
- a CDS encoding DEAD/DEAH box helicase — translation MSDLFDESVRFADLGLNDRILAALDRKGFEHPTLIQAQLIPPILNGKDVMGQAKTGSGKTAAFALPILHLADPDIPMQALVLAPTRELAVQVAGEIEKLAEDTDIKVSCIIGGESMRKQKKSMEAGGHIIVGTPGRVMDLQNRRELSFDRIRFAVLDEVDRMLDIGFRDDIRQILKTCPTDRQTIFVSATISGEIERLGRQFMKEDAEKVETVGSSLTVSMVDQKYLSVEPWDKRTMLLYLIRKEEPETTVVFCKTKATVHKVTQYLRDKGVSVREIHGDLHQTKRTRVMNALRQKQVDVLIASDLAARGLDIDHITDVVNYDLPEDPEVYVHRIGRTARAGRRGRAWSFVTPEEGQRLTEIEKLSGALIEAVFYEDFEPGPIPKAVREERAKSESPRKVVERGPVDPTTLSEQELQSMFPGGVIPKGKPRTGMGGRHRGRRR, via the coding sequence ATGAGTGATCTGTTCGACGAATCGGTACGCTTTGCCGACCTCGGTCTCAATGACCGCATCCTCGCTGCGCTGGACCGCAAGGGCTTCGAGCACCCGACCCTGATCCAAGCCCAGCTCATCCCCCCCATCCTCAACGGCAAGGACGTCATGGGGCAGGCCAAGACCGGCAGCGGCAAGACCGCCGCCTTTGCCCTGCCCATCCTCCACCTCGCCGACCCCGACATCCCCATGCAGGCGCTCGTCCTCGCGCCCACCCGAGAGCTCGCCGTCCAGGTCGCCGGCGAGATAGAAAAACTCGCCGAGGACACCGACATCAAGGTCTCCTGCATCATCGGCGGCGAGTCGATGCGCAAGCAGAAGAAGTCCATGGAGGCCGGCGGTCACATCATCGTTGGCACCCCCGGCCGCGTCATGGACCTCCAGAACCGCCGGGAACTCAGCTTCGACCGGATCCGCTTCGCCGTCCTCGACGAGGTCGACCGCATGCTCGACATCGGCTTCCGCGACGACATCCGCCAGATCCTCAAGACCTGCCCGACCGACCGCCAGACGATCTTCGTTTCCGCCACCATCAGCGGCGAGATCGAACGCCTGGGCCGGCAGTTCATGAAAGAGGATGCGGAGAAGGTCGAAACAGTTGGCAGCTCGCTGACCGTGAGCATGGTCGACCAGAAGTACCTGTCGGTCGAGCCGTGGGACAAGCGGACGATGCTGCTCTACCTGATCCGCAAGGAGGAGCCGGAAACGACCGTCGTCTTCTGCAAGACGAAGGCGACCGTGCACAAGGTCACGCAATACCTTCGTGACAAAGGGGTTAGTGTTCGCGAGATCCATGGCGACCTGCACCAGACCAAGCGCACCCGGGTGATGAACGCGTTGCGTCAGAAGCAGGTGGATGTGCTGATCGCGTCGGACCTTGCTGCGCGGGGGCTGGACATCGACCACATCACGGACGTGGTGAACTACGACCTGCCGGAGGACCCGGAGGTGTACGTGCACCGGATCGGCCGGACGGCCCGGGCGGGCCGTCGCGGGCGGGCGTGGAGTTTCGTTACACCCGAGGAAGGACAACGACTTACAGAAATTGAGAAGCTGTCCGGAGCGTTGATTGAGGCGGTGTTTTACGAGGATTTCGAGCCGGGTCCGATCCCGAAGGCGGTTCGTGAGGAGCGTGCGAAGTCGGAGTCGCCTCGGAAGGTGGTGGAGCGTGGGCCTGTGGATCCTACGACGTTGTCGGAGCAGGAGTTGCAGTCGATGTTCCCGGGCGGGGTGATCCCGAAGGGCAAGCCGAGGACGGGCATGGGCGGTCGTCACCGCGGCCGACGGAGATAG
- a CDS encoding L-type lectin-domain containing protein has product MSIRRIPVVAALLAATTLSTASADLVQFDDFADTTGLTLNGSATTTSTADGTVLRLTPAASGRGGSVFSSTTVDADEFATFFRFRITDPGGATFDNNNEPGADGIVFVVQSISNSQGGAGGGIGYSGIDQSVGVEFDTWGNNSLNDPSQSHAGIITNGSVNHGPGSPFTVSQSSPEWDDGDIFNVWIDYDGDDLRVSWSAGSIPRPTTPQLVRAIDIPALLGQQTGFVGFTAGTGAAWANHDILEWRYTPTIPEPATTALLLTAGALTLTRRR; this is encoded by the coding sequence ATGTCAATCCGCCGTATCCCCGTCGTCGCCGCCCTCTTGGCAGCCACCACCCTCTCAACCGCCAGCGCCGACCTCGTGCAGTTCGATGACTTCGCAGACACCACCGGGCTCACCCTCAACGGCAGCGCCACCACCACCAGCACCGCTGACGGCACCGTCCTACGACTCACACCCGCCGCCTCAGGACGAGGCGGGTCCGTCTTCAGTTCAACCACCGTCGACGCCGACGAGTTCGCCACCTTTTTCCGCTTCCGAATCACCGACCCAGGCGGCGCCACCTTCGACAACAACAACGAACCCGGAGCCGACGGCATCGTCTTCGTCGTCCAGTCCATCAGCAACTCCCAGGGAGGCGCAGGCGGCGGTATCGGGTACTCTGGCATCGATCAGTCCGTCGGCGTCGAGTTCGACACCTGGGGCAACAACAGCCTCAACGACCCCAGCCAATCCCACGCCGGCATCATCACCAACGGCAGCGTCAACCACGGCCCCGGCTCACCTTTCACCGTCAGCCAGTCCTCTCCTGAATGGGACGACGGCGACATCTTCAACGTATGGATCGACTACGACGGCGACGACCTCAGAGTCAGCTGGTCCGCCGGCAGCATCCCCAGACCCACCACCCCCCAACTCGTCCGTGCCATCGACATCCCCGCCCTCCTCGGCCAACAAACCGGCTTCGTCGGCTTCACCGCCGGTACCGGCGCCGCCTGGGCCAACCACGACATCCTCGAATGGCGCTACACCCCCACCATCCCCGAACCCGCGACCACCGCACTACTCCTGACCGCCGGAGCCCTCACACTCACACGCCGACGCTAA
- a CDS encoding VOC family protein, whose product MTKPQLSHAQPQLPASDVEALAAFYKDKLGFTIDYLYGDPPFYALVSRDGAHLNLRKLSTSVINREAQHQEQLLSAAIPTLNVESLYEEFQKQAVEFFQPLKQQPWNAKDFIIKDPDGNLLCFASPT is encoded by the coding sequence TTGACCAAACCCCAACTCTCCCACGCCCAACCCCAACTGCCCGCATCTGACGTAGAAGCCCTAGCCGCTTTCTACAAGGACAAGCTCGGCTTCACGATCGACTACCTCTACGGCGACCCACCCTTCTACGCCCTCGTCTCTCGCGATGGCGCCCACCTCAACCTCCGCAAACTCAGCACCAGCGTCATCAACAGAGAAGCTCAACACCAGGAGCAACTCCTCTCAGCCGCCATCCCCACCCTCAACGTTGAATCCCTATACGAAGAGTTCCAGAAACAAGCCGTCGAGTTCTTCCAACCCCTCAAGCAACAACCCTGGAACGCCAAAGACTTCATCATCAAAGACCCCGACGGCAACCTCCTCTGCTTCGCCTCACCAACCTGA
- a CDS encoding GNAT family N-acetyltransferase, whose amino-acid sequence MPTHANSPTIRLGTPTDFPHIDRFDPFAGDRQIELAQNRVFVAVIDDLVIGYTTFTNPGFIGHPFINYLAVGQPHRRQGVATGLLHTATSHLGPARIFASTEDNNAEMLAFFDKEKWTHAGTIQGVNKDGSAECFFYYDIRQA is encoded by the coding sequence ATGCCAACCCACGCTAACTCCCCCACCATCCGCTTAGGCACCCCCACCGACTTCCCCCACATCGACCGCTTCGACCCCTTCGCCGGCGACCGTCAAATCGAACTCGCCCAGAACCGAGTCTTCGTCGCTGTCATCGATGACCTCGTCATCGGCTACACCACCTTCACCAACCCCGGCTTCATCGGCCACCCCTTCATCAACTACCTCGCCGTCGGCCAACCCCACCGACGCCAAGGCGTCGCCACCGGCCTGCTCCACACCGCAACCAGCCACCTCGGCCCAGCCAGAATCTTCGCCTCAACCGAAGACAACAACGCCGAGATGCTCGCCTTCTTCGACAAGGAGAAATGGACTCACGCCGGTACCATCCAAGGCGTCAACAAAGATGGATCCGCCGAATGCTTCTTCTACTATGACATCAGACAGGCCTAA
- a CDS encoding LacI family DNA-binding transcriptional regulator, which produces MEDLAKRLGVTKMTVSRAMRSDSPVNKETRRRVLEAAEEMGYRPNSAAKAMGSGKFGNVALVTGDNPYYSLMPPMMLRGLDGALAEANVHLTCSHFTNEQLTNSKFVPKIAKSLFVDGMLISYNAKIPARMIELIEECRSPTVWINSRHDHDCVRPDDSQAASAATRSLLELGHTRCAFVIPHRNVARPDEPEHYSEIDRIEGYRKEIASAGLTPLIIGDPNPEQLPENGRNVKELSEHFRHPERPTAVVCYSMVQATRVYAAVLLAGLRIPEDVSLVTFDGEMPGLVPLPIDAMVVPEYAIGQAAGLAMLEKITSPDKPIPSRVLGFTWRCCGSSRPLDSV; this is translated from the coding sequence ATGGAAGATCTCGCCAAGCGGCTGGGCGTCACGAAGATGACGGTGTCCCGGGCTATGCGTAGTGATTCACCGGTGAACAAGGAGACGCGTCGGCGTGTGCTCGAGGCCGCCGAAGAGATGGGCTATCGTCCGAACAGCGCGGCGAAGGCGATGGGTTCGGGGAAGTTCGGCAACGTCGCGCTGGTCACCGGCGACAATCCTTACTACAGCCTGATGCCGCCGATGATGCTTCGGGGGCTGGACGGGGCTCTGGCTGAGGCCAACGTGCACCTGACCTGCAGCCACTTCACGAACGAGCAGCTGACCAACTCGAAGTTTGTGCCCAAGATTGCGAAGTCTCTCTTCGTCGATGGGATGCTGATCAGTTACAACGCCAAGATCCCGGCGCGGATGATCGAGCTGATTGAGGAGTGCCGCAGCCCGACGGTGTGGATCAACTCTCGGCACGACCACGACTGTGTTCGTCCGGATGACTCGCAGGCGGCTTCTGCTGCCACGCGTTCGCTGCTTGAGCTGGGTCACACGCGATGCGCATTCGTGATTCCTCACCGGAACGTTGCCCGTCCGGATGAGCCTGAGCATTACAGTGAGATTGACCGGATCGAGGGGTATCGGAAGGAGATCGCCTCAGCAGGTTTGACTCCTCTGATCATCGGCGACCCCAATCCCGAACAGCTGCCTGAGAACGGGCGGAATGTGAAGGAGCTGTCGGAGCACTTTCGGCATCCGGAGCGGCCGACCGCCGTCGTCTGCTACAGCATGGTTCAGGCCACACGGGTGTATGCGGCCGTTCTGCTGGCGGGTCTTCGCATTCCCGAGGATGTGTCGCTTGTCACGTTCGACGGCGAGATGCCGGGGCTCGTCCCGCTGCCGATCGATGCGATGGTGGTGCCTGAGTATGCCATCGGGCAGGCCGCGGGGCTGGCGATGCTTGAGAAGATCACCAGCCCCGACAAGCCTATTCCGTCCCGGGTGCTCGGATTTACCTGGCGTTGCTGCGGCTCTTCGCGGCCTCTTGATTCTGTTTAA
- a CDS encoding PEP-CTERM sorting domain-containing protein produces the protein MLRQDRLFTSCFVAIFGTAGITQAAYLTDTFDYADQSAFESAYEIDVVGSPAVDLQASEGTVRMTVNGGDQAGASNKTLFVFDAFTPMSVGGDIVTGGGFTPTRFGIEVADDPDTEVYVQLQARTTDTEIVLRRVNNGVNTFLNSVVIGDNANFSGTWLLEVGATDVSVRRNGNPILSAVHGLDFANYAGGAQGFFYARKNAAGSTAVTFDNFVIDGTAVPEPGAAMTLLGLGLASLRRHRG, from the coding sequence ATGCTTCGTCAAGACAGACTGTTCACGAGTTGCTTCGTCGCCATCTTCGGCACCGCCGGCATCACCCAGGCCGCTTATCTCACGGACACTTTCGATTACGCGGACCAGTCTGCGTTCGAGTCTGCTTACGAGATCGACGTGGTGGGTAGTCCTGCGGTCGATTTGCAGGCGTCCGAAGGCACGGTTCGCATGACGGTGAACGGCGGTGATCAGGCGGGTGCCAGTAACAAGACGCTGTTCGTCTTCGATGCGTTCACGCCGATGTCGGTTGGTGGTGACATTGTCACGGGCGGGGGCTTCACACCGACGCGATTCGGTATCGAGGTTGCTGATGATCCTGACACTGAGGTCTATGTTCAGCTGCAGGCACGGACCACCGATACGGAGATCGTGCTCAGGCGTGTTAACAACGGGGTCAACACGTTTCTGAACAGTGTCGTGATTGGTGACAACGCGAACTTCAGCGGGACATGGCTGCTTGAGGTTGGCGCGACCGATGTCAGCGTGAGGCGTAACGGCAACCCGATCCTGTCCGCGGTCCATGGGCTGGATTTCGCGAACTATGCGGGCGGAGCTCAGGGCTTCTTCTACGCGCGTAAGAACGCTGCGGGCTCGACCGCGGTGACCTTCGACAACTTTGTGATTGACGGGACGGCTGTGCCTGAGCCCGGGGCGGCCATGACGCTGCTTGGCCTGGGTCTGGCGAGCCTACGCCGGCATCGTGGCTGA
- a CDS encoding prepilin-type N-terminal cleavage/methylation domain-containing protein yields the protein MALANRSRFVPAFTLIELLVVISIIALLISILLPALSSARRTAVTIQCGSNQRQIGIGLFAYTTDYDGLLPRAYDPSAPAESQNWTRIAFPYVAQGRPVPSFTQDFEELDDSEFICPAWESGLASDIANPENREKRTYGMNGEYLNDGNAPMEDFERPTAFKSIERVAGASDTMLTIDAEHFFVRHYNSFGAPPSNDNIISVAARHGDSWNTLFMDGHIERLTADLIPAPADPVGVAPETGVAFWRGF from the coding sequence ATGGCGTTAGCCAACCGATCGCGATTCGTGCCTGCTTTTACGCTCATTGAGTTGCTTGTGGTCATATCGATCATTGCGTTGCTGATCTCGATTCTTCTGCCCGCGCTCTCTTCGGCGCGGAGGACGGCGGTGACGATTCAGTGCGGATCGAATCAGAGGCAGATCGGCATCGGCCTGTTTGCCTACACCACTGATTATGACGGGCTCCTGCCTCGCGCTTATGACCCGTCGGCGCCCGCGGAGAGTCAGAACTGGACCCGGATCGCGTTTCCGTATGTGGCGCAGGGGCGGCCGGTTCCCTCGTTCACGCAGGACTTTGAGGAACTCGACGACTCTGAGTTCATCTGCCCGGCGTGGGAATCGGGGCTTGCCTCAGATATTGCGAATCCTGAGAACCGTGAGAAGCGTACCTACGGCATGAACGGCGAGTATCTCAATGACGGCAATGCCCCGATGGAGGACTTCGAGCGGCCGACGGCGTTCAAGTCGATCGAGCGTGTGGCGGGCGCTTCTGATACCATGCTGACGATCGATGCGGAGCATTTCTTCGTTCGCCACTACAACTCTTTCGGAGCTCCTCCCTCCAATGACAACATCATCTCGGTGGCTGCGCGTCACGGTGACTCGTGGAACACGTTGTTTATGGATGGTCACATCGAGCGGCTGACCGCGGACCTCATCCCGGCACCCGCGGACCCTGTTGGTGTTGCGCCAGAAACGGGCGTTGCGTTCTGGAGGGGCTTTTGA